In Chlorobiota bacterium, the sequence TGCTGTTCGGCAAAACCACCGATGAACTTCGCGGCGCAGGGGCAACCAGCCAGATTAGCGACCTGCTGAATAACAGCATCAATTCCTACGGCAGCGCGGCGTTGGGAACATTCCTGACGCAGGCCTTGGGGTCCGATGGAGTGATCCAAAGCATTGACATCGAGCTTGGGCAGCTAAGCGACATTGGCGGGGCGCGAATAAACTTCGTCAGCCAGTTCGGCCCGGTGCTGTTGCAGTATGGCGGAACCGTCAGCGATCCCACCAACGGAACCATCACCGTGGACCTTCCGGCCGACGCGCTGCTGGACGCAGATGTTGCCCAGTATATCTTCCTTCAGCTTCAACGCTCGGTGGAGAATTCCAGCAACACCAGTGCCGCCACCGCGACCACAACCACCGACCCCGCCGACATCTACCGCGTGCGAATTCAGTTCAGGAAAAGCTGGTAGCAACCTTCTTTGCACTTTCGGGAGCCACGTGGGCACAAGCAGCGGCGGTAGCCGAAGGTCTTTAGCCTTCGGCGTCATCTGCCTGTATCACTTGGCTCCACCGAATCGGAGCCGTAGGCTGAAAAGCACGTTGAGATGCGCCCAGCAAGCGAGCACAGACCCCGCGCAAAACAGCAAAGCCGCTTCCATCCTTGAGGATAGAAGCGGCTTTGGTTCTGATCTTTTTTTGCCGGCGGTACGCTTAGGCGTTTGGAAGGATGTTCACCGTTTTGCGGGTGCGCCCTTTCCGCCCGAATTGGACGGTTCCATCAATCAGCGCGAACAAGGTGTCGTCGCTGCCGATGCCCACGTTCAGCCCTGGGTGGAATTTGGTCCCACGTTGGCGAACAAGGATATTGCCAGCGCGAACAACCTGGCCACCAAAACGCTTGATGCCAAGATATTGCGGGTTGGAATCGCGACCGTTCTTTGTTGAGCCTGCGCCTTTTTTATGAGCCATGGTTCATTGCCTCCTGAAAGAAATATCTGCTATGCTTGCTGAGTGACGATGTTGAAAACGGGAAGCTGCCGGCACTTAGGCCGCAATTCCTGTAATCTGGATTTTGGTGTAGCCCTGGCGGTGGCCGTTCAGCTTTTGGTAGCCTTTGCGGCGTTTTTTGTGGAAAACCAGGACGGTTTCCCCTTTGCCATGCTCCAGCACTTTGGCGGTTACGGTCGCGCTTGCCAGGCCCAAGGAGCCATCGGCAAAGGTTGCCAGCACGTTGCCGAACTCCACTGTGGAGTCAACGTCGTTGCTGAGCCGTGGGACCACAAGTGTGTCCCCATTCTGGACTCGGAATTGCGAGCCGGCGATATTCACGATAGCGTGCATGATTTCACCTACGGAAAATATGCTGTGGAACGGATGTCTGCTTTTGAAGAACGGCAAAGATACACCCGCACCGTTCGGTCTTCCAAGAAGAGTTTGGCCGGAATCCGTTCCCATTTTGTAACGGCCAGCGGATCAATTCCGCAAAAACTTCTTTTTACCGGCGGCCGCACTCTGCCAATTGGCCGCCGGCGCGTAATATCGCCCTCATGGACATCATCGTTATCGGTTCAGGATTTGGCGGATTATCGGCGGCGATACGGCTGCAAACGCAAGGACACCGCGTCACCGTGCTGGAAAA encodes:
- the rpmA gene encoding 50S ribosomal protein L27; protein product: MAHKKGAGSTKNGRDSNPQYLGIKRFGGQVVRAGNILVRQRGTKFHPGLNVGIGSDDTLFALIDGTVQFGRKGRTRKTVNILPNA
- the rplU gene encoding 50S ribosomal protein L21 codes for the protein MHAIVNIAGSQFRVQNGDTLVVPRLSNDVDSTVEFGNVLATFADGSLGLASATVTAKVLEHGKGETVLVFHKKRRKGYQKLNGHRQGYTKIQITGIAA